From a single Helicovermis profundi genomic region:
- the leuB gene encoding 3-isopropylmalate dehydrogenase → MKYNIAVLRGDGIGSEIVEEAIKVLFAIKGMKEKIDLKEYSFGGCAYDKFSHAFPSETKEGVMKADAVLLGAVGGPKWNELPLEKRPESALLSLRKTMEVFCNIRPVKIFDSLKNLSPIKLENRNIDYVIVRELISGIYFGNKNTETIGGEIAAKDEMFYSESQIKRAIDKAIEIASKRNNKITLVDKANVLETSRLWRKVAKEKVRDSKTEIDYMYVDNAAMQVILNPDKFDVIVTSNMFGDIISDESGAIVGSIGLLPSASISESGLGLYEPIHGSAPDIAGKNIANPIGTILSVALLLRYSLKMDIEAEIIEKAVENAINNKILSKDIIGESGFSTCEIGEYIANEVKNLSN, encoded by the coding sequence ATGAAATATAATATTGCAGTACTAAGAGGCGATGGAATCGGAAGTGAAATTGTTGAAGAGGCAATAAAAGTATTATTTGCTATTAAAGGTATGAAAGAAAAGATTGACTTAAAAGAATACTCTTTTGGTGGTTGTGCATACGATAAGTTTTCTCATGCATTTCCAAGTGAAACAAAAGAAGGGGTAATGAAAGCGGATGCAGTCCTTTTAGGCGCAGTTGGTGGACCTAAGTGGAATGAACTTCCACTAGAAAAAAGACCAGAAAGTGCACTACTTTCTTTAAGAAAAACAATGGAGGTTTTTTGTAATATTAGACCTGTAAAGATATTTGATTCTCTTAAAAATTTATCTCCAATTAAACTTGAAAACAGAAATATTGATTATGTAATAGTTAGGGAGCTAATAAGTGGAATTTATTTTGGTAATAAAAATACAGAAACTATTGGCGGTGAAATTGCTGCTAAAGATGAAATGTTTTATAGTGAAAGCCAAATAAAAAGAGCAATTGATAAAGCAATCGAAATTGCAAGTAAAAGAAATAATAAAATAACACTTGTTGATAAAGCAAATGTACTAGAAACATCAAGACTATGGAGAAAAGTTGCAAAAGAAAAAGTAAGGGATTCAAAAACTGAAATTGATTATATGTATGTAGACAATGCAGCAATGCAGGTTATACTTAATCCGGATAAATTTGATGTTATTGTAACTTCAAATATGTTTGGAGATATTATTTCAGATGAATCAGGGGCTATAGTAGGATCAATTGGACTTCTTCCATCAGCTAGTATTAGTGAAAGTGGCTTAGGTCTTTATGAACCAATTCATGGTAGCGCTCCGGATATTGCTGGAAAAAATATTGCTAATCCTATTGGAACTATTTTATCAGTTGCACTTTTATTAAGATATAGTTTAAAAATGGACATTGAAGCTGAAATTATAGAAAAAGCAGTAGAAAATGCTATCAATAATAAAATATTATCTAAAGACATAATAGGAGAAAGCGGATTTTCTACATGTGAAATTGGAGAATATATTGCAAATGAAGTAAAAAATTTGTCGAATTAA
- a CDS encoding 3-isopropylmalate dehydratase small subunit, with the protein MIIKGKVHKYGDNIDTDVIIPARYLNSSNSKELSKHCMEDIDSEFSSRVRRGDVIIAGENFGCGSSREHAPIAIKESGVNIVIAKSFARIFYRNAINIGLIPIENSEIYEKVSKGNLILVNTDEGIVNLSTGEEVNITKPSKYQLNILENGGLVNFIKNRISKPEGILNEI; encoded by the coding sequence ATGATTATTAAAGGCAAGGTTCATAAATATGGTGATAATATAGATACAGATGTTATAATACCAGCTAGATATTTAAATAGTAGTAATTCAAAAGAGCTTTCAAAGCATTGCATGGAAGATATTGACAGCGAGTTTTCATCAAGGGTAAGACGCGGTGATGTAATTATTGCAGGTGAGAATTTCGGATGTGGTTCATCAAGAGAACATGCTCCAATTGCAATAAAAGAATCTGGAGTAAATATTGTTATAGCAAAAAGTTTTGCTAGAATATTTTATAGAAATGCAATTAATATTGGCTTAATACCAATTGAAAATAGTGAAATATATGAAAAAGTTTCAAAAGGAAATTTAATTTTAGTTAATACTGATGAAGGTATTGTAAATTTAAGTACAGGAGAAGAAGTGAATATTACAAAACCAAGTAAATACCAATTAAATATTTTAGAAAATGGTGGACTTGTTAACTTTATTAAAAATAGAATTTCAAAGCCGGAGGGAATATTAAATGAAATATAA
- a CDS encoding zinc ribbon domain-containing protein → MLALLSHFRFLILFFMVIIFLYVYLKIAPKKMSFDNGGNQIKLNKCPECGKEINSKSKYCPYCGYTFDGKDKI, encoded by the coding sequence ATGTTAGCATTACTTTCGCACTTTAGGTTTTTAATACTTTTTTTTATGGTTATTATATTTTTATATGTTTACTTAAAAATTGCACCTAAAAAAATGTCTTTTGATAATGGAGGTAATCAAATTAAATTAAATAAATGTCCAGAATGTGGTAAAGAAATTAATAGTAAATCAAAATATTGCCCATACTGTGGTTATACTTTTGATGGAAAGGATAAAATATGA
- a CDS encoding ferritin-like domain-containing protein, giving the protein MKKIISVLLIGLMILSAVGLSFADDTVGAVSAKKDTSYTLEEMLEYAIEDEYMAKAEYDYVIDNLGGDRPFTNIVKAEERHISLLKPLFETYGVDLPEFDSNIYLVKPDSLENSFTLGIDAEIANIAMYEAFLKEDLPKDVQNVFEYLKSGSEKHLKAFENGVNGNKVQGRINNRKGRNSNNERLGIGIRRDGFNRK; this is encoded by the coding sequence ATGAAAAAAATAATATCAGTTTTATTAATAGGTTTAATGATTTTATCAGCAGTAGGATTATCTTTTGCTGATGATACCGTTGGTGCAGTTTCGGCAAAGAAAGATACAAGTTATACACTAGAGGAAATGCTTGAATATGCGATTGAAGATGAATATATGGCAAAAGCAGAATATGATTATGTGATTGATAATCTTGGCGGAGATAGACCTTTTACAAATATAGTAAAAGCTGAAGAAAGACACATTAGTTTATTAAAACCTTTGTTTGAAACTTACGGAGTAGACTTACCTGAATTTGATAGCAATATATATTTAGTTAAACCTGATAGCCTAGAAAATTCATTCACACTTGGTATTGATGCAGAAATTGCAAATATAGCAATGTATGAAGCGTTTTTAAAAGAAGACTTACCTAAAGATGTTCAAAATGTATTTGAATATTTAAAATCAGGATCTGAAAAACATCTTAAAGCATTTGAAAATGGTGTAAATGGAAATAAAGTACAAGGAAGAATAAATAATAGAAAAGGTCGAAACAGTAATAATGAAAGACTAGGTATTGGCATTAGACGTGATGGCTTTAATAGAAAATAA
- a CDS encoding DNA polymerase Y family protein, producing MNKIIFHIDVNSAFLSWDAVDRLNHGEKIDLRKIPSIVGGNPINRHGIVLAKSIPAKKYGIKTAQTLVEAYRLCPNLVSVPPRYHIYTKASRAMMKLLREYSPNIEIYSIDECFLDYTNMKKLFASPIEAAYMIKKRLYDELGFTVNVGVSSNKILAKMASDFLKPDRVHTLFIDEIEEKMWPLDVSKLFMAGRSSVKKLRKYGINTIGELAKSDLSFLKHILKSHGELIYNFANGIDDSKVGDLKYSLIKSIGNSTTISYDVTSEEDAYKYLLSLSESVGMRLRAVEKRAKVVVITIKTNEFIVSQKQKKLFETIVSTNEIYREAKRLFDLLWDKKPIRLLGVRVVTTEKEPFKQLSFFENKKEIKLEKLDNTLDELREKYGKDIILRATFLRGKVKPITGGVSSEDDYPKMRSQL from the coding sequence ATGAATAAAATAATATTTCATATAGATGTAAATTCTGCATTCTTATCGTGGGATGCAGTGGATAGATTAAATCATGGTGAAAAAATTGATCTTAGAAAGATTCCTTCTATTGTAGGAGGTAATCCTATTAATAGGCATGGAATTGTTCTTGCAAAATCGATTCCAGCTAAAAAGTATGGTATCAAAACAGCTCAAACTTTAGTTGAAGCATATAGGCTATGTCCAAATTTGGTATCAGTTCCTCCAAGGTATCATATATACACTAAGGCTAGTAGAGCAATGATGAAACTTCTTAGAGAATACTCTCCAAATATTGAAATTTACTCTATTGATGAGTGCTTTTTAGATTATACAAACATGAAAAAATTATTTGCCTCTCCAATTGAAGCTGCCTATATGATAAAAAAAAGATTATATGATGAACTTGGCTTTACTGTTAATGTAGGAGTTTCATCAAATAAAATACTTGCGAAAATGGCTTCTGATTTTCTAAAACCTGATAGAGTACATACTTTGTTTATAGATGAAATAGAAGAAAAAATGTGGCCACTAGATGTATCAAAACTTTTTATGGCAGGGCGCTCGAGTGTTAAAAAACTTAGAAAATACGGAATTAATACTATTGGAGAACTAGCTAAAAGCGATTTAAGTTTTTTAAAACATATATTAAAAAGTCATGGTGAATTAATTTATAATTTTGCTAATGGTATAGATGATTCAAAAGTAGGAGATTTAAAATATTCTCTTATAAAAAGTATAGGAAATTCAACAACTATTTCTTATGATGTAACTAGCGAGGAAGATGCATATAAGTATTTACTTTCACTTTCAGAAAGCGTTGGTATGAGACTTAGAGCAGTAGAAAAGAGAGCAAAAGTTGTTGTAATTACTATTAAAACGAATGAATTTATTGTAAGTCAAAAGCAAAAAAAGTTATTCGAAACAATAGTTTCTACAAATGAAATCTATAGAGAAGCTAAGCGTTTATTTGATTTGCTTTGGGATAAAAAACCAATTAGACTTTTAGGTGTAAGGGTTGTTACTACTGAGAAAGAACCTTTTAAACAATTATCTTTTTTTGAAAATAAAAAAGAAATTAAACTCGAAAAGCTTGATAATACTTTAGATGAACTTAGAGAAAAATATGGTAAAGATATTATTTTAAGAGCTACATTTCTACGTGGTAAAGTAAAACCGATAACGGGCGGAGTATCGTCAGAAGACGATTACCCTAAAATGCGAAGTCAGCTGTAA
- a CDS encoding DUF3137 domain-containing protein translates to MIERIMLKIQNQIVEVDKMHKKMILSTWSMILAMIVIYIGLAIFIMRYTDISHRSVRNLFLVVIYFIYSNHRKKKQNFIQFYNTNITNKIIESIDDKWKCKFDDGISKEDILKTNLIKNDEYFESSNFLMSTMDGMKFRFSQILTARKSKFLKKFLKTKFLGFYFEIKLSRNIENQLSIHTKKSDFSEEPKFIKSANLGLRNFDSEFFGYCNSSDEMLDILSLTIIDKLVDINKSLKHGLSLNLNNDRLCIAINLKGPELEPSIYSKINYKNVINLYTKVFSIVEEIVTLIDKKNSVNIYDKKTS, encoded by the coding sequence ATGATCGAGAGAATAATGTTGAAAATTCAGAACCAAATAGTTGAAGTAGATAAAATGCATAAAAAAATGATTTTATCTACTTGGTCAATGATTTTAGCTATGATAGTGATATATATTGGGCTAGCAATATTTATTATGAGATATACGGATATAAGTCATAGATCAGTTAGAAATTTATTTTTAGTAGTTATATATTTTATATATTCAAATCACAGGAAAAAGAAACAAAATTTTATTCAATTTTATAATACAAATATAACAAATAAGATTATTGAAAGTATTGATGATAAGTGGAAGTGTAAATTTGATGACGGAATTTCTAAAGAAGACATTTTGAAGACGAATCTTATTAAGAATGATGAATATTTTGAATCATCAAATTTTCTTATGAGTACTATGGATGGGATGAAATTTAGATTTTCTCAAATATTAACGGCTCGAAAGTCGAAATTCTTAAAGAAATTTTTAAAGACAAAATTTTTAGGATTTTATTTTGAAATTAAATTGAGTAGAAATATTGAAAATCAATTAAGTATTCACACAAAAAAAAGTGATTTTAGTGAAGAACCTAAGTTTATAAAATCAGCAAATTTAGGACTTAGAAATTTTGATAGTGAGTTTTTTGGATATTGTAATAGTTCAGACGAAATGCTTGATATATTGTCTTTGACTATAATTGACAAATTAGTTGATATAAATAAATCGCTGAAACATGGACTATCACTTAATTTAAATAACGATAGATTATGTATTGCTATAAATTTAAAAGGACCAGAATTAGAACCTAGTATATATAGTAAAATTAATTATAAAAACGTAATAAATTTATACACAAAAGTTTTTAGTATTGTTGAGGAAATAGTAACACTTATTGATAAAAAAAATAGTGTAAATATATATGATAAAAAAACGTCTTAA
- a CDS encoding protein kinase domain-containing protein: MEKENLIDEFESRYPNVGVFEEKYNILETLSRTKYSNVYKVIDNNGAFFACKEVSINESELVKEYKILNKLAHDALPKVYEIIESIDSTYIIMEFIDGLTIEDAVKKDRRINLEDSIQIMLKVIDVVSYLHKNKVIHRDLKPQNIMITKDKKVKLIDFNAARTICEGKTNNSDTIISGTRGYAAPEQYGFSQTTFKSDIFSLGCTFFYMLSGELLYDSSLGNKLDTALMPIKVKKFIKKSTAFNPNDRYKNLDEFRKKLYDLSENTTKKNSNKIIFTLLITFVLFGGIFTVFILNNFSDSNENQSIKNNDIKIIEKEKTEVTKEVINSPYIINGMPYKFEESKIINKELYVGFNEFMKVMGFNSTSDDGDIQFFDNRATVINIMEGTNNYSFVNPFSNGAFDSEYAYKLINGKKYISLNFIVSITASTMRNKDNQIIIESYDYDGNKYSNRIDKLKEKYPLLVNAFERNLNTSYFEYSNFNINFLDEDYKSSVEKRIDRKMDTYYQKTRYNSFEEEKNYQIAIIGDKQYFTLLTGENPGNSWGGDIYDYEVPSYIDKLDLSEIPIEVYKNQVNKFDELLLKDISNCINNIKKYSEGENTVFEISINDSVPNLSSLYLYRSAHNGNNGGIILNESNYKDFVVKITVDKTGILIRKEIDARIDLKSIQTNHHVEHFVKLDSKYKNYGSELGVHINSEKKTNTVKVTIYELEEVNKYENNEGQLKDTNKDATNEEDSIITVDLDVVHFEDKAFEKLVRRILGIGSDVPLTKLNLDTITYINVIGNRIYDRNEEFSYAIGNLDLGEDYVDGTFYKGDQYKKIKRGEIKSLKDLKYLTNCEEVVILKNRITDVSGFRDDIAYKNVDFTDNYIKDITPLRGKNILVIALTANDIKDITPLSSTIKNLYGLYMGYNELTNVELLKRGSNLTTLELNNNLIENIIPLENIGSIQDSLEDVYKGNPGLH, translated from the coding sequence ATGGAAAAAGAAAATCTAATTGATGAATTTGAATCAAGATATCCAAATGTTGGAGTTTTTGAAGAAAAATACAATATATTAGAAACATTAAGTAGGACTAAATATTCTAATGTATACAAAGTTATAGATAATAATGGTGCCTTTTTTGCGTGTAAAGAAGTAAGTATTAATGAAAGTGAATTAGTTAAAGAATACAAAATTTTAAATAAATTAGCTCATGATGCACTGCCTAAAGTATATGAAATCATAGAATCAATTGATTCAACATACATAATTATGGAATTTATTGATGGACTTACTATTGAAGATGCGGTAAAAAAAGATAGACGAATTAATTTAGAAGATTCAATTCAAATTATGTTAAAAGTAATTGATGTAGTAAGTTATCTTCATAAAAATAAAGTTATACATAGGGATTTAAAGCCACAAAATATAATGATAACAAAAGATAAAAAAGTAAAACTTATTGATTTTAATGCAGCGAGAACAATATGTGAAGGTAAAACAAATAATTCAGATACTATAATTTCAGGCACAAGGGGCTATGCTGCTCCTGAACAATATGGATTTTCGCAAACTACATTTAAATCAGATATTTTTTCATTAGGTTGTACATTTTTTTATATGTTAAGTGGTGAATTACTTTATGATAGTAGCTTAGGCAATAAATTGGATACTGCCTTAATGCCAATAAAAGTTAAGAAATTTATAAAAAAATCTACAGCTTTTAATCCTAATGATAGATATAAAAATCTAGATGAATTTAGAAAGAAACTATATGATTTGTCAGAAAATACTACTAAAAAAAATTCAAATAAAATTATATTCACATTGTTGATTACATTTGTTTTATTTGGTGGAATTTTTACTGTATTTATATTAAATAATTTTAGTGATTCAAATGAGAATCAAAGTATAAAAAATAATGATATAAAGATAATAGAAAAAGAAAAAACTGAAGTTACAAAAGAAGTTATTAACTCACCTTATATTATTAATGGTATGCCTTATAAATTTGAAGAAAGTAAAATTATTAATAAAGAACTATATGTTGGATTTAACGAATTTATGAAAGTTATGGGATTTAACAGTACAAGTGATGATGGTGATATTCAATTTTTTGATAATAGAGCTACAGTAATTAACATAATGGAAGGTACAAACAATTATTCATTTGTAAATCCATTTTCGAATGGAGCTTTTGATAGTGAATACGCTTATAAATTAATTAATGGTAAAAAATATATTTCTTTAAATTTTATAGTTAGTATAACAGCTTCAACTATGAGAAATAAAGATAATCAAATTATTATTGAATCGTATGATTACGATGGAAATAAATATTCTAATAGAATTGATAAATTAAAAGAAAAGTATCCTTTGTTGGTTAATGCATTTGAAAGAAATTTAAATACTTCGTATTTTGAATATAGTAATTTTAATATTAATTTTTTAGACGAAGATTATAAGTCAAGTGTTGAAAAAAGAATTGATAGAAAAATGGATACTTATTATCAAAAAACTCGCTATAATTCTTTTGAAGAGGAAAAAAATTATCAAATTGCTATAATTGGTGATAAACAATATTTCACCTTATTGACAGGCGAGAACCCTGGTAATTCTTGGGGCGGGGACATTTACGATTATGAAGTTCCATCTTATATTGATAAATTAGATTTAAGTGAAATTCCTATTGAAGTATATAAAAATCAAGTAAATAAATTTGATGAATTATTGCTTAAAGATATTTCGAATTGTATTAATAATATTAAAAAATATTCAGAAGGTGAAAATACAGTTTTTGAAATAAGTATAAATGATTCAGTACCTAATTTAAGCTCGCTATATCTCTATAGAAGTGCTCATAATGGCAATAATGGAGGTATCATTTTAAATGAATCTAATTACAAGGACTTTGTAGTAAAAATTACAGTTGATAAAACAGGTATATTGATACGAAAAGAAATTGATGCTAGGATTGATTTGAAATCAATTCAGACAAATCATCACGTTGAACATTTTGTTAAATTAGATTCTAAATATAAAAATTATGGATCTGAATTAGGTGTTCATATAAATTCTGAAAAGAAAACTAATACTGTTAAAGTTACTATTTATGAACTTGAAGAAGTTAATAAATATGAAAATAATGAAGGTCAGTTAAAGGATACTAATAAAGATGCAACAAATGAAGAGGATTCCATAATAACTGTGGATCTTGATGTTGTTCATTTTGAAGATAAAGCTTTTGAAAAATTAGTGAGGAGAATACTGGGTATTGGGAGTGATGTTCCTCTAACAAAATTGAATCTTGATACTATAACTTATATAAATGTTATAGGAAACCGTATATATGATAGAAATGAGGAGTTTTCTTATGCTATTGGTAATCTTGATTTGGGAGAAGATTATGTAGATGGGACCTTTTATAAAGGGGATCAGTATAAGAAAATTAAAAGAGGTGAAATTAAATCTCTTAAAGATCTTAAATATTTGACGAATTGTGAGGAAGTAGTTATACTTAAAAATCGAATAACTGATGTTAGTGGATTTAGAGATGATATTGCATACAAAAATGTGGATTTTACTGATAATTATATTAAGGATATTACACCGTTAAGGGGTAAAAATATTTTGGTTATTGCTTTAACAGCTAATGATATTAAAGATATTACACCGTTGTCCTCTACTATAAAAAATTTATATGGATTATATATGGGATACAATGAATTAACAAATGTTGAGTTGTTAAAAAGAGGGAGTAACTTAACTACCTTAGAACTTAATAATAATTTGATTGAGAATATTATACCGCTTGAAAATATTGGTTCGATCCAAGACTCCTTAGAGGATGTTTATAAAGGGAATCCTGGACTTCATTAA
- a CDS encoding D-serine ammonia-lyase — protein MFSNLEKKYEEISLLKTQAPIFWQNTNYIKDYDLIKNSDFSMDNVIDARERLKRFSKYFISAFPETKEDNGLIESPIYKIDNIKNKLIKNFNGNLYLKADSELKISGSIKARGGIYEVLKFAEEIAINNNMITINDDYIIFNTEKFKSFFSNYSIAVGSTGNLGLSIGIISAKLGFKVDVHMSNDAKKWKKDKLRSLGVNVIEYESDYSVAVENGRKIALNNPLCHFVDDESSIDLFLGYSVAGQRLKDQLMRLNITINKDHPLFVYLPCGVGGGPGGVTFGLKLAFGENVYPIFAEPTNSPCMMLSVMTGLNENISVNDIGLTNITLADGLAVGRASGLVSKTLSHSIAGFYTTSDDRLKFLLKEMYKEENIFLEPSALIGLEGPNYIFNSIEGKTLINKFDLTDKMNNSIHIVWATGGSMVPKSERELFLK, from the coding sequence ATGTTTTCTAATCTTGAAAAAAAGTACGAAGAAATTAGCCTTCTAAAAACTCAAGCTCCTATTTTTTGGCAAAATACTAATTATATAAAAGACTACGATTTAATAAAAAACTCTGATTTTTCAATGGATAATGTAATTGATGCAAGAGAAAGATTAAAAAGATTTTCTAAATATTTCATCTCTGCTTTCCCTGAAACAAAAGAAGATAATGGACTCATTGAATCTCCAATATATAAAATTGATAATATAAAAAATAAATTAATTAAAAATTTTAATGGTAATTTGTATCTAAAAGCTGATAGTGAACTCAAGATATCTGGATCAATAAAGGCAAGAGGCGGTATATATGAAGTTTTAAAATTTGCAGAAGAAATAGCAATTAATAATAATATGATTACAATAAATGATGACTACATTATTTTTAATACTGAAAAATTTAAATCGTTTTTTTCTAATTATAGTATAGCTGTAGGTTCGACTGGAAATTTAGGCCTTAGCATTGGTATTATTAGTGCAAAACTCGGATTTAAAGTTGATGTTCATATGTCAAATGACGCAAAAAAATGGAAAAAAGATAAACTACGCTCTTTAGGTGTAAATGTAATAGAATATGAATCAGACTATAGCGTAGCAGTTGAAAACGGACGTAAAATTGCATTAAATAATCCCCTTTGCCATTTCGTAGATGATGAAAGTTCAATTGATTTGTTTTTAGGTTATTCAGTAGCAGGACAACGGCTTAAAGACCAATTAATGAGACTTAATATAACTATAAATAAAGACCATCCCCTATTTGTATACTTGCCTTGCGGAGTTGGTGGTGGACCTGGCGGAGTAACTTTTGGACTTAAATTAGCTTTTGGTGAAAATGTTTATCCTATATTTGCCGAACCAACTAATTCACCTTGTATGATGCTTTCAGTAATGACTGGTCTAAATGAAAATATATCAGTTAATGATATCGGACTTACTAATATAACTTTGGCTGATGGACTGGCTGTTGGAAGAGCATCTGGACTAGTAAGTAAAACATTAAGCCATTCAATTGCTGGTTTTTATACTACTAGCGATGATAGACTTAAGTTTTTATTAAAAGAAATGTATAAAGAAGAAAATATATTTCTTGAACCTTCCGCTCTTATTGGACTTGAAGGACCAAACTATATTTTTAATAGTATCGAAGGAAAAACTTTAATAAACAAATTTGATTTAACCGATAAAATGAATAATTCTATTCACATTGTTTGGGCAACTGGCGGAAGTATGGTTCCTAAAAGTGAAAGAGAGTTATTTTTAAAATAA
- a CDS encoding S1C family serine protease, producing MINEENKNTDLNDNMNENENGIINDKENIEEIVLDDSNQNIEATSSIEANKSTSGPINNYNLNQDIKTESKIINKKEHKKRNPLTFRQIMSLVLVAFLFGGIGTGVGIGSINHYYRNDLMPAYYTSSSNSAEKVNTSYTDSKNEVTNVVDKVGSSVVAITNKVYYKDYFNNTRMSKDAGSGIIFRIDNDYVYILTNNHVVANSNQLIAEISKGEMVDAKIVGADESTDLAVIKVKKSDIKAETLSLIKPLILGDSDNIKVGETAIAMGNPLGYNNTVTVGVISALNRELKGSNSLSLIQTDAAINPGNSGGPLLNSKGEVIGINSVKIAETSVEGIGFAIPINSAKPIIKELLENGYISRPYIGIYGKDIDKNASETYEVPIGVFVYDVIEGSGAARAGLKKGDIIISLDDNRINTMDDLLNVMKNYKVGDEVNLKIVRDSKDKMVLKVKLGDKNKVPTQKN from the coding sequence ATGATTAACGAAGAAAATAAAAATACAGATTTAAATGATAATATGAATGAAAATGAAAACGGAATTATAAATGATAAAGAAAATATAGAAGAAATTGTATTAGATGATTCAAATCAAAATATAGAAGCTACAAGTAGCATTGAGGCAAATAAAAGTACTAGTGGACCTATTAATAATTATAATTTAAATCAAGATATTAAAACTGAAAGTAAAATTATAAATAAAAAAGAACATAAAAAAAGAAATCCACTTACTTTTAGACAGATTATGTCGCTTGTACTAGTTGCATTTTTATTTGGTGGAATTGGAACTGGAGTCGGCATTGGTTCAATAAATCACTATTATAGAAATGATTTAATGCCCGCTTATTATACATCTTCATCAAATAGCGCCGAAAAAGTTAATACCAGCTATACTGATTCTAAAAATGAAGTTACAAATGTAGTTGATAAAGTTGGTTCAAGCGTGGTTGCAATTACAAATAAGGTTTATTATAAAGATTATTTTAATAATACAAGAATGAGTAAAGACGCAGGTTCGGGAATTATTTTTAGAATAGATAATGATTATGTATATATTCTAACAAATAATCATGTTGTTGCTAATTCCAATCAACTTATAGCAGAAATATCTAAAGGCGAAATGGTTGATGCTAAAATTGTAGGTGCTGATGAATCAACAGATTTAGCTGTAATTAAAGTTAAAAAAAGCGATATAAAAGCTGAAACTCTTTCCTTAATTAAACCTCTTATATTAGGCGATTCTGATAATATTAAAGTTGGAGAAACTGCAATAGCAATGGGAAATCCTTTAGGATATAATAATACAGTTACAGTAGGTGTTATAAGTGCGCTTAATCGTGAACTTAAAGGATCAAATTCATTAAGTTTAATTCAAACCGATGCTGCAATTAACCCAGGAAATAGTGGAGGGCCACTTCTAAATAGTAAGGGTGAAGTAATTGGAATAAATTCAGTTAAGATTGCAGAAACTAGCGTTGAAGGAATTGGATTTGCTATACCTATTAACTCTGCAAAACCAATTATAAAAGAGCTTTTAGAAAATGGATATATTTCTAGACCTTATATTGGAATTTACGGAAAAGATATAGATAAAAATGCTTCTGAAACATATGAAGTTCCAATTGGAGTTTTTGTATATGATGTAATTGAAGGCTCAGGGGCTGCTAGAGCGGGACTTAAAAAAGGTGATATAATAATTTCACTTGATGACAATAGAATTAACACAATGGATGATTTATTAAACGTTATGAAAAACTATAAAGTAGGAGACGAAGTAAATCTTAAAATTGTAAGAGACAGTAAAGATAAAATGGTCTTAAAAGTTAAACTTGGTGACAAGAATAAAGTTCCAACACAAAAAAATTAA
- a CDS encoding Hsp20/alpha crystallin family protein translates to MLRRITGNKLINRDEKKEEVFDKIFDNFIEEFLQPFNNKLEEKFSSFKVDVIETEDEFAIIADLPGFCKENVAIEYDNNYLTISAKKNKEENCTIGKYIRKERRCGEFRRSFLIDNVISSDIEATFEDGVLTVNLKKSKANNIKKIIQIK, encoded by the coding sequence ATGCTTAGGCGAATTACCGGTAATAAATTAATTAATCGCGATGAAAAAAAAGAAGAGGTTTTTGATAAAATATTTGATAATTTTATTGAAGAATTTTTACAACCTTTCAATAACAAATTAGAAGAAAAATTCAGTTCATTTAAAGTCGACGTAATAGAAACTGAAGATGAATTTGCTATTATTGCAGATCTTCCAGGATTTTGCAAAGAAAATGTTGCAATCGAGTATGATAATAATTATTTAACGATTTCTGCAAAAAAGAATAAAGAAGAAAATTGTACAATTGGAAAATACATTAGAAAAGAAAGACGGTGCGGAGAATTTAGAAGAAGTTTTTTAATAGATAATGTTATATCGTCTGATATTGAAGCAACGTTTGAAGATGGAGTTTTAACAGTTAATTTAAAAAAGTCAAAAGCCAATAATATCAAAAAAATTATTCAAATTAAATAA